Proteins encoded together in one Saccharomyces kudriavzevii IFO 1802 strain IFO1802 genome assembly, chromosome: 1 window:
- the SKDI01G0020 gene encoding SRP1/TIP1 family protein translates to MVKLTSIAAGVAALAAGASATTTLAQSDERVNLVELGVYVSDIRAHLAQYYLFQAAHPTETYPVEVAQAVFNYGDFTTMLTGIAPDQVTRMITGVPWYSTRLRPAISSALSADGIYTIAN, encoded by the coding sequence atggtcaaattaacttcaatcgctgctggtgtcgccgCTTTAGCTGCTGGTGCCtctgccaccaccaccctagctcaatccgacgaaagagtcaacttggttgaattgggtgtctacgtctctgatatcagagctcacttggcccaatactacttgttccaagccgCTCACCCAACTGAAACCTACCCAGTCGAAGTTGCTCAAGCTGTTTTCAACTACGGTGACTTCACCACGATGTTGACCGGTATTGCTCCAGACCAAGTgaccagaatgatcactGGTGTCCCATGGTACTCTACCAGATTGAGACCAGCCATCTCCAGTGCTCTATCTGCAGACGGTATCTACACCATCGCCAACTAG
- the SKDI01G0030 gene encoding DUP/COS family protein encodes MEDTKVEDEKNVGLLFSGYLESRKIVLPKDVFRNGFTWFCYETFKSLAFRIWLLSWLPVTTCWKMSTNWIYSFLATYLLILCLFFLPLIQMSCRRRAVSKQLTQFSKEISANSPGTDVESWETIAANLNSYMYENKLWKTKYFFYGAWNCQEAFRLNILEPFSLKKDDDSKLKSFKDSVPYIEEALEVYFTEVDKQWRLFRTEKAWDPVNLDDVQLPRESYRFKLTWVLKRFFSLQCLPLFLQCLYIIYISWHNGLLSRISFLGCIFLMNMHTFQNLRGTSMKIEHKMQFLSSIVNETEIGANGWDQVAKRMNRYLYEQNVRKNEDFFFDGIDCKWFFNYSLCSHLSSKKTLSHVPLDIELWPYIREAQSSCTDESSA; translated from the coding sequence ATGGAAGATACCAAAGTTGAAGATGAGAAGAATGTAGGTTTATTATTCTCTGGATATCTCGAATCCCGAAAGATTGTTTTACCTAAGGACGTTTTTAGAAATGGCTTTACTTGGTTCTGTTATGAGACTTTCAAGTCCCTAGCCTTCCGTATCTGGTTACTATCATGGCTACCAGTTACAACATGCTGGAAAATGTCGACTAATTGgatttattcatttttagCCACTTATCTTCTGATTTTAtgtctattttttttgcctctTATTCAAATGTCATGTCGCAGACGTGCCGTATCGAAACAGCTCACCCAGTTCTCTAAAGAAATAAGTGCAAATTCTCCAGGTACTGACGTCGAAAGCTGGGAAACCATTGCAGCAAATCTAAACTCATACATGTACGAAAACAAACTCTGGAAAACCaagtactttttttatggtGCTTGGAACTGCCAAGAAGCATTCAGATTAAACATTTTAGagccattttctttgaagaaagatgaCGATTCAAAGCTCAAGTCATTTAAAGATTCAGTTCCTTACATCGAAGAAGCTTTGGAAGTTTATTTTACAGAAGTGGACAAACAGTGGAGGCTATTTCGCACTGAGAAGGCGTGGGATCCTGTTAATTTAGATGACGTTCAGCTTCCTAGGGAATCTTACCGGTTTAAGCTTACTTGGGTTCTCAAGAGGTTTTTCAGTCTTCAATGTTTACCATTATTCCTTCAATGTTTGTACATTATCTACATTTCATGGCATAACGGCCTTCTATCTCGCATCTCATTCCTCGGATGCATTTTTCTCATGAATATGcatacttttcaaaatttgcgAGGTACCTCGATGAAAATCGAACATAAAatgcaatttttgtcatctaTCGTAAATGAGACAGAAATCGGTGCTAATGGGTGGGATCAGGTCGCAAAGAGAATGAACAGATATTTGTACGAGCAGAATGTTCggaagaatgaagattttttctttgatgggATTGATTGTAAATGGTTTTTTAACTACAGCCTCTGCAGCCATTtatcttccaagaaaacaCTTTCGCACGTACCATTGGATATTGAGTTATGGCCATACATTCGGGAAGCACAATCATCCTGTACCGATGAGTCTTCGGCGTAG
- the SKDI01G0040 gene encoding uncharacterized protein (similar to Saccharomyces cerevisiae YER186C) produces the protein MRSYRNSYEPLIKTIEEDIYANNERKDLPTDFKFDTIARTGVLKPRVFKDDLIFRSKRSRDLFVNAKAPFKTFLSNGEGLPLFALRNKKTFIAVENRVGFLFYRYEILRDGDVPEGSDYKVKGKCGGYTLFKILFCTVTVKKSRYYTTSSKISHVLELDFGKKEEFRKITLVRCSGIRSVYVVESKMAIMKWIFTSNDKFDLNSSLFTIKAAIGCIPEVDDDIEDIPEFDWDSCPTIGCMCRTKGALFGLQPQRELKQCPQIFLGESGPPGYDEFSVCWQVKLRVCVSVLVNSLENIDYKDWVDD, from the coding sequence ATGCGTTCGTATCGCAATTCATACGAACCTCTTATAAAAACCATAGAAGAGGACATCTACGCTAACAATGAGAGGAAGGACCTTCCGACTGACTTCAAGTTTGACACCATTGCAAGAACTGGAGTACTCAAGCCTCGcgttttcaaagatgatCTAATCTTTAGATCGAAGCGGTCCAGAGACCTTTTTGTGAATGCAAAAGCacctttcaaaactttcCTGAGCAATGGAGAGGGTTTACCGTTGTTTGCCTTGCGTAATAAGAAGACTTTTATTGCTGTGGAAAACCGTGTgggctttcttttttaccGATACGAAATATTGAGGGATGGGGACGTTCCTGAAGGTTCAGATTACAAAGTAAAAGGAAAGTGTGGCGGATACACTCTGTttaaaattcttttttgcaCTGTTactgtaaaaaaatcaaggtACTACACAACCAGCAGCAAGATTTCTCATGTGCTTGAGCTCGACTTTGGGAAAAAGGAGGAATTCAGAAAAATCACACTTGTTAGATGTTCTGGAATTAGATCAGTATATGTTGTAGAGAGCAAAATGGCTATTATGAAATGGATTTTCACTTcaaatgataaatttgatttaaattcttcattgttCACCATAAAGGCTGCAATTGGCTGTATACCAGAAGTAGATGATGACATAGAGGACATTCCTGAATTTGATTGGGACTCTTGCCCTACTATCGGATGTATGTGCAGGACCAAAGGGGCCCTTTTTGGACTGCAACCTCAAAGGGAGTTAAAGCAATGCCCTCAAATATTCTTAGGGGAAAGTGGCCCGCCAGGCTATGATGAGTTTTCTGTTTGTTGGCAAGTGAAACTGAGAGTATGTGTTTCTGTGCTCGTAAATTCCCTCGAAAATATCGACTACAAGGATTGGGTCGATGATTGA
- the SKDI01G0050 gene encoding SRP1/TIP1 family protein has product MVKLTSIAAGVAAIVAGVAAAPATTTLAQSDERVNLVELGVYVSDIRAHLAQYYLFQAAHPTETYPVEVAQAVFNYGDFTTMLTGIAPDQVTRMITGVPWYSTRLRPAISSALSKDGIYTAIPK; this is encoded by the coding sequence atggtcaaattaacttcaatcgctgctggtgtTGCCGCTATCGTTGCCGGTGTTGCCGCCGCCCCAGCCACTACCACCCTAGCTCAATCCGACGAAAgagtcaacttggttgaattgggtgtctacgtttctgatatcagagctcacttggcccaatactacttgttccaagccgCCCACCCAACTGAAACCTACCCAGTTGAAGTTGCTCAAGCTGTTTTCAACTACGGTGACTTCACCACGATGTTGACCGGTATTGCCCCAGACCAAGTgaccagaatgatcactGGTGTCCCATGGTACTCCACCAGATTGAGACCAGCCATCTCCAGTGCTCTATCTAAGGACGGTATTTACACTGCTATTCCAAAATAG
- the GDH3 gene encoding glutamate dehydrogenase (NADP(+)) GDH3 (similar to Saccharomyces cerevisiae GDH3 (YAL062W) and GDH1 (YOR375C); ancestral locus Anc_7.1), translating into MASEPEFQQAYDEIVSSVKDSKVFEKFPQYKKVLPIVSVPERIIQFRVTWENDKGEQEVAQGYRVQFNSAKGPYKGGLRFHPSVNLSILKFLGFEQIFKNALTGLDMGGGKGGLCVDLKGKSDNEIRRICYAFMKELSKHIGKDTDVPAGDIGVGGREIGYLFGAYRSYKNTWEGVLTGKGLNWGGSLIRPEATGFGLVYYTQAMIDYATNGKESFEGKRVTISGSGNVAQYAALKVIELGAIVVSLSDSKGCVVSETGITSDQISDIAAAKIRFKSLREIVEEYSTFSESKVKYIPGARPWTHVRDVDIALPCATQNEVSGDEAKALVASGVKFVAEGANMGSTPEAISVFETARSTAANAKEAVWFGPPKAANLGGVAVSGLEMAQNSQKVTWTAERVDQELKKIMINCFNDCIQASEEYATEKNTKTLPSLVKGANIASFVMVADAMLDQGDVF; encoded by the coding sequence atgGCAAGCGAACCAGAGTTTCAGCAGGCCTACGATGAGATTGTTTCTTCCGTGAAGGATTCTAAAGTCTTCGAGAAGTTCCCGCAGTATAAAAAGGTACTACCCATTGTCTCTGTTCCGGAAAGGATCATTCAATTCCGAGTCACCTGGGAAAACGACAAAGGCGAGCAAGAGGTGGCACAGGGATACAGAGTGCAGTTTAACTCAGCCAAGGGCCCTTATAAGGGCGGACTACGTTTCCACCCATCAGTGAACCTGTCAATACTGAAATTCCTGGGTTTTGAACAGATCTTCAAGAACGCCCTCACTGGGTTGGATATGGGTGGTGGTAAGGGTGGTTTGTGTGTGGACTTGAAGGGAAAGTCAGACAATGAGATCAGAAGAATTTGTTACGCGTTCATGAAAGAACTAAGTAAACATATTGGTAAGGACACAGACGTCCCCGCGGGTGATATAGGTGTTGGCGGCCGTGAAATCGGTTACCTGTTTGGGGCTTACAGATCGTACAAGAATACCTGGGAAGGTGTCTTGACCGGTAAGGGCTTGAACTGGGGTGGCTCGCTCATCAGACCTGAGGCCACTGGGTTCGGCCTCGTGTACTACACGCAAGCGATGATCGACTATGCGACGAACGGCAAGGAATCGTTCGAGGGCAAGCGTGTGACCATCTCCGGAAGCGGCAACGTGGCGCAATATGCAGCTCTAAAAGTTATCGAGTTGGGTGCTATTGTGGTGTCGTTGTCCGATTCGAAAGGGTGCGTTGTCTCCGAGACAGGTATTACTTCCGACCAGATCAGCGATATTGCTGCAGCGAAGATCCGCTTCAAGTCTTTGAGGGAAATTGTCGAGGAGTACTCCACGTTCAGCGAGAGTAAAGTCAAGTATATCCCGGGAGCACGCCCGTGGACGCATGTGAGAGACGTGGACATTGCCCTACCATGTGCCACCCAAAACGAGGTCAGCGGCGATGAGGCCAAGGCCCTGGTAGCATCCGGGGTCAAGTTCGTGGCCGAAGGTGCGAACATGGGCTCTACGCCCGAGGCAATCTCTGTTTTCGAAACCGCACGCAGCACTGCAGCCAATGCTAAGGAGGCGGTCTGGTTTGGCCCGCCAAAGGCTGCCAATCTTGGCGGTGTAGCGGTGTCCGGCCTGGAAATGGCTCAGAACTCCCAGAAAGTTACTTGGACCGCCGAGCGAGTCGACCAAgaactgaagaagattatgaTTAACTGCTTCAACGACTGCATACAGGCCTCAGAAGAATACGCGACGGAGAAAAACACTAAGACACTGCCATCATTGGTCAAGGGGGCCAACATTGCCAGCTTCGTCATGGTTGCTGACGCCATGCTTGACCAAGGGGACGTTTTCTAG
- the BDH2 gene encoding putative dehydrogenase BDH2 (similar to Saccharomyces cerevisiae BDH2 (YAL061W); ancestral locus Anc_7.2), giving the protein MRALAYFGKGDVRFTGHLKEPQIVAPDELVIDIAWCGICGTDLHEYTDGPIFFPEDGHTHEISHNPLPQAMGHEMAGTVLEVGPGVAHLKVGDKVVVEPTGTCRDRYRWPNSPNVSKEWCAACKKGYYNICSYLGLCGAGVQSGGFAERVVMNESHCYKVPDFVPLDVAALIQPLAVCWHAISVCEFKAGSTALIIGAGPIGLGTILALDAAGCKDIVVSEPAKLRRELAEKMGARVYDPTEHAAKESIDYLRSIAEGGDGFDYTFDCSGLEITLNAAIQCLTFRGTAVNLAMWGHHKIQFSPMDITLHERKYMGSMCYTHHDFEAVIEALEERRIDVVKARHMITGRVSIEDGLEGAIMKLINEKESTIKIILTPNNHGELDGEAGNEKEDVSELSNCKDKERLRESLNETKLRHT; this is encoded by the coding sequence ATGAGAGCCTTAGCGTACTTCGGTAAGGGTGACGTTAGGTTCACAGGCCACTTGAAGGAGCCACAGATCGTGGCCCCCGATGAGCTCGTCATCGATATCGCATGGTGCGGTATATGCGGTACAGACCTGCACGAGTATACAGACGGTCCCATCTTCTTCCCAGAGGACGGGCACACGCACGAAATCAGTCACAATCCATTGCCGCAGGCGATGGGCCACGAAATGGCCGGTACTGTTCTGGAAGTGGGGCCCGGTGTGGCCCATCTAAAAGTGGGAGACAAAGTGGTTGTCGAGCCCACTGGTACGTGTCGGGACCGGTATCGTTGGCCTAACTCGCCCAACGTGAGCAAAGAATGGTGTGCTGCTTGCAAAAAGGGCTACTATAACATATGTTCGTATCTGGGGCTTTGCGGCGCTGGCGTGCAAAGTGGCGGGTTCGCAGAACGTGTGGTGATGAACGAATCGCATTGCTACAAGGTACCGGACTTTGTCCCACTGGACGTTGCCGCTTTGATACAGCCTCTGGCCGTGTGCTGGCATGCGATTAGTGTCTGCGAGTTCAAAGCAGGCTCTACCGCTTTGATCATCGGTGCCGGCCCCATTGGTCTAGGCACTATCCTAGCATTGGACGCAGCCGGTTGCAAGGACATCGTCGTCTCAGAGCCTGCCAAGTTGAGAAGAGAACTGGCCGAGAAAATGGGTGCCAGGGTCTACGACCCAACTGAGCACGCTGCCAAGGAAAGCATCGACTATCTGAGGTCAATTGCTGAAGGAGGCGACGGGTTTGACTACACGTTCGACTGTTCCGGGTTGGAAATCACATTGAATGCTGCCATCCAATGTCTGACCTTCAGAGGCACTGCGGTGAACCTGGCCATGTGGGGTCACCACAAGATACAGTTTTCCCCCATGGATATCACGCTGCATGAGAGGAAGTACATGGGCTCCATGTGCTACACACATCACGATTTCGAAGCGGTAATCGAAGCTTTGGAAGAGCGCAGGATCGACGTTGTCAAGGCAAGACATATGATCACGGGCAGAGTGAGCATCGAAGACGGCCTCGAGGGCGCCATAATGAAGCTGATAAACGAGAAGGAGTCCACCATTAAGATTATACTGACTCCTAACAACCACGGCGAATTAGACGGAGAAGCCggcaatgaaaaagaagatgtaTCCGAGCTCAGCAATTGCAAGGACAAAGAAAGACTGAGAGAGTCGTTGAACGAGACCAAGTTGCGTCACACGTGA
- the BDH1 gene encoding (R,R)-butanediol dehydrogenase (similar to Saccharomyces cerevisiae BDH1 (YAL060W); ancestral locus Anc_7.3) yields the protein MRALAYFKKGDIHFTNDIPKPAIQADDEVIIDVSWCGICGSDLHEYTDGPIFMPKDGECHALSNAALPLAMGHEMSGIIAKVGPRVTKVKVGDHVVVDAGSSCADLHCWPHSKYYNSKPCEACKKGSENLCAHSGFVGLGVISGGFAEQVVVSEHHIIPVPKEIPLDVAALVEPLSVTWHAVKLSGFKKGSSALVLGAGPIGLCTILVLKGMGAGKIVVSEVAERRLKMAKSLDVEVFNPAQHGHKSVELLRGLTESHDGFDYSYDCSGIQATFETSLKALTFKGTATNIAVWGPKPVPFQPMDVTLQEKIITGSIGYVVEDFEDVVHAIHSGKITLEDCNQLITGKQKIEDGWEKGFQELMNHKESNVKILLTPNNHGEMK from the coding sequence ATGAGAGCTTTAgcatatttcaagaaaggtGATATTCATTTCACTAATGATATTCCTAAGCCGGCAATTCAAGCCGACGACGAAGTTATCATAGATGTCTCTTGGTGTGGAATTTGCGGCTCAGACCTTCACGAGTACACGGATGGTCCAATCTTCATGCCCAAAGATGGGGAGTGCCATGCTTTGTCCAACGCAGCTTTACCTCTAGCGATGGGCCACGAAATGTCCGGGATCATTGCCAAAGTGGGGCCTAGAGTGACAAAAGTGAAAGTGGGTGACCACGTGGTCGTTGATGCCGGTAGCAGTTGTGCCGATCTGCACTGTTGGCCGCATTCCAAGTACTATAATTCCAAACCTTGCGAAGCTTGCAAGAAGGGCAGTGAAAACCTGTGCGCACATTCCGGTTTTGTTGGGTTGGGTGTGATTAGCGGCGGATTTGCAGAGCAAGTCGTTGTTTCTGAACACCATATCATCCCTGTCCCAAAGGAAATCCCATTGGATGTGGCCGCTTTAGTGGAACCTCTGTCCGTTACCTGGCATGCAGTTAAGCTATCTGGCTTCAAGAAGGGCAGTTCAGCTTTGGTTCTGGGCGCAGGTCCCATTGGATTATGTACCATCTTGGTGCTTAAGGGAATGGGGGCTGGCAAGATCGTGGTATCTGAAGTTGCAGAGAGAAGGTTAAAAATGGCCAAAAGTTTGGACGTTGAGGTCTTCAACCCCGCCCAGCATGGTCATAAGTCCGTAGAGTTACTACGTGGTTTGACCGAGAGCCATGATGGCTTTGATTACAGTTACGATTGCTCCGGTATTCAAGCTACTTTTGAGACCTCCTTAAAAGCCCTGACTTTCAAGGGAACGGCCACCAACATTGCGGTTTGGGGGCCAAAGCCTGTGCCATTCCAGCCAATGGACGTGACTCtgcaagaaaagatcatcACTGGTTCGATTGGCTATGTCGtcgaagattttgaagatgtcgTTCATGCCATCCATAGCGGTAAAATTACTCTTGAAGACTGTAATCAACTGATCACAGGTAAACAGAAAATTGAGGACGGTTGGGAAAAGGGATTCCAGGAGTTAATGAACCACAAGGAGTCCAACGtcaagattttattgaCCCCCAACAATCACGGTGAAATGAAGTAG
- the ECM1 gene encoding Ecm1p (similar to Saccharomyces cerevisiae ECM1 (YAL059W); ancestral locus Anc_7.4): MSKKISKNSRAARQSGAYDLEVKDLTNLPRVEKTDLTNILIRTAAKNGALLEAKISKKADKSKRGKKINKKALEDKLANSISSMDKDRLVKALNFTNRLDGKIAKSISRAKYVQNTRKAGWDSTNDTIRRELALLSGNLSVASKGATKDDMDKESEESPEAFDSLAEDKVAQKTPVNRFGVLPDDVEE, encoded by the coding sequence ATGtccaagaaaatatcaaagaatTCCAGAGCTGCCAGACAATCAGGTGCTTACGATTTAGAAGTAAAGGATTTGACCAACTTACCAAGGGTTGAAAAAACAGATCTGACCAATATCTTGATTAGAACAGCCGCAAAAAATGGAGCATTACTGGAGGCAAAGATCTCTAAGAAAGCTGATAAGAGCAAAAGAGGTAAAaagataaataaaaaagctCTCGAAGACAAGCTAGCTAACTCTATCTCATCCATGGACAAGGATCGTCTAGTGAAGGCGTTGAACTTCACCAATCGTTTGGACGGGAAAATTGCAAAGTCCATATCGCGTGCCAAGTATGTTCAAAATACAAGGAAGGCTGGCTGGGATAGTACCAACGACACTATAAGGAGAGAGTTGGCTCTTTTGAGCGGAAACTTATCCGTGGCGTCAAAGGGTGCCACGAAAGATGATATGGATAAAGAAAGTGAAGAGAGTCCAGAAGCGTTTGATTCCTTAGCAGAGGATAAGGTGGCACAGAAGACTCCCGTCAATAGATTCGGGGTCTTGCCGGATGATGTTGAAGAATAG
- the CNE1 gene encoding calnexin (similar to Saccharomyces cerevisiae CNE1 (YAL058W); ancestral locus Anc_7.5): MRIAYLQWLFLNLGVAKAVLLRSNFTLGNDSWWEHFQAYSDTKHLNEEWITSEATDEEGAKIYGAQWRLSQGRLRGSEWDKGLLVRTSNVAAMIGHVLETPINVLETDTLVVQYEVKVENSLTCGGAFIKLMSNLVDVEALENYLPDTKGVEIVFGPDYCAPETNGVQFAVNKVHKITNRSELKYLQETPLSRFTDTSQSHLYTLIIDGSTQSFEILIDGKTAMAREHIEDKKKVSFKPPIAPPLTIPDVSVTKPYDWDDRLRIADPEIVKPDDWNEQEPLMIPDPNSAKPLGWNSSIPLYILDPEAQEPSWWEESKHGEWIPPMIKNPLCTAEHRCNAWMPKFVKNPKHKGTWKRSAVINPNYMGEWHPPEIENPLYYEETHPLRIENEINGVILEFWSGSPNMLISNIYVGKNVTEAKIIGNKTWVMRDRVFRGLDDPTGRKFMNNRLGNLQATLQNERESPNPFDRIIDCMLQQFPKYLFTAVVMLLATLILYYVLLT; encoded by the coding sequence ATGAGAATTGCATACCTGCAGTGGctatttttgaatctaGGGGTGGCGAAAGCCGTATTGCTACGGTCCAACTTCACGTTGGGAAACGATTCTTGGTGGGAACATTTCCAGGCCTACAGTGATACAAAGCATCTAAACGAAGAGTGGATCACCAGCGAGGCCACCGATGAGGAAGGTGCTAAGATCTATGGCGCACAATGGCGATTATCGCAGGGTCGATTGCGGGGATCTGAGTGGGATAAGGGCCTGCTAGTTCGAACAAGCAATGTCGCTGCTATGATTGGACATGTGTTGGAGACCCCCATAAATGTCTTGGAAACTGACACTTTGGTTGTCCAGTACGAAGTAAAGGTGGAAAACTCTCTGACATGCGGCGGTGCGTTCATTAAGTTGATGTCTAATTTGGTGGATGTAGAGGCACTGGAGAATTATTTGCCAGATACGAAAGGCGTGGAAATAGTTTTTGGTCCAGATTATTGTGCCCCGGAAACTAACGGTGTGCAGTTTGCCGTCAATAAGGTTCACAAGATCACAAACAGATCTGAGCTGAAATATTTACAAGAGACACCTTTATCAAGATTTACTGATACTTCGCAATCCCATTTGTATACGCTAATAATAGATGGATCCACgcaatcttttgaaatcctCATCGACGGTAAAACAGCCATGGCAAGAGAACACATCGAGGACAAGAAAAAGGTCAGTTTCAAGCCACCTATTGCACCGCCTCTAACGATACCTGATGTCTCAGTAACGAAGCCCTATGATTGGGATGATCGTCTTCGGATTGCAGACCCTGAGATCGTGAAACCCGATGATTGGAACGAACAAGAACCATTGATGATTCCAGATCCCAACAGTGCAAAACCATTAGGATGGAATAGCTCCATCCCTCTATACATTCTTGATCCTGAGGCCCAAGAGCCCTCCTGGTGGGAAGAATCTAAGCACGGCGAGTGGATACCACCCATGATCAAAAATCCACTCTGCACTGCAGAACACCGCTGTAACGCGTGGATGCCAAAGTTCGTAAAGAATCCCAAGCATAAAGGCACATGGAAACGCAGCGCAGTCATAAATCCCAATTACATGGGAGAATGGCATCCACCAGAAATTGAAAACCCGCTATACTATGAAGAGACCCATCCGTTGCGCATCGAAAACGAAATCAATGGTGTAATACTCGAATTTTGGAGTGGATCTCCTAACATGTTGATAAGCAATATCTATGTAGGCAAAAACGTGACAGAGGCGAAGATCATTGGGAATAAGACCTGGGTAATGAGAGATCGCGTGTTTAGAGGCCTTGATGATCCCACAGGGCGCAAGTTTATGAACAACAGACTAGGAAATCTACAAGCAACCCTTCAAAACGAAAGAGAGTCACCTAATCCCTTCGATCGCATCATAGATTGCATGCTACAACAATTCCCAAAATATCTATTTACTGCCGTTGTGATGCTTTTGGCAACACTGATCCTCTATTATGTACTATTGACGTAG